One Oharaeibacter diazotrophicus DNA segment encodes these proteins:
- a CDS encoding GlxA family transcriptional regulator — MRTIGFVLSDGFQVMAMAAATPFEMANRLLGEPAYAVRMLSEHGGPVRSSLGFAVETEAVGPAMPDTVMTVGAMLPVRAADGVLAFLRRAGAEARRVAGVCTGAFALADAGLLDGRPATTHWAHARTLQRLHPSVRVEDDRIFVKDGPIWTSAGMSAGIDLALALVEDDHGATLAKEIARRLVVYHRRAGGQSQFSALLELEPRSDRVRRALVYAREHLTSALSVEELAEAASLSPRQFSRVFKEETGQSPAKAVEHLRLEAARAMMEDGRHPIDVVARETGFADRERMRRAFLRAYGQPPQVIRRTVRAGGTI, encoded by the coding sequence ATGCGGACGATCGGCTTCGTGCTCTCCGACGGCTTCCAGGTGATGGCCATGGCCGCGGCGACGCCCTTCGAGATGGCGAACAGGCTGCTCGGCGAACCCGCCTATGCCGTCCGGATGCTTTCCGAACACGGCGGCCCCGTCCGCTCGTCCCTCGGGTTCGCGGTCGAGACGGAGGCCGTCGGCCCCGCCATGCCGGACACGGTGATGACGGTCGGGGCGATGCTTCCGGTTCGTGCCGCGGACGGCGTCCTCGCCTTTCTCCGCCGTGCCGGCGCCGAAGCACGCCGCGTCGCCGGCGTCTGCACCGGTGCGTTCGCGCTCGCCGATGCCGGCCTGCTCGACGGACGCCCCGCGACCACGCACTGGGCGCACGCGCGGACACTGCAGCGGCTGCACCCGTCGGTGCGCGTGGAAGACGACCGCATCTTCGTCAAGGACGGCCCGATCTGGACCTCCGCCGGCATGAGCGCCGGCATCGACCTCGCGCTCGCCCTGGTCGAGGACGACCACGGCGCCACACTCGCCAAGGAGATCGCCCGCCGTCTCGTCGTCTACCACCGCCGCGCCGGCGGCCAGTCGCAGTTCTCCGCACTCCTGGAACTCGAGCCCCGTTCCGACCGCGTCCGCCGCGCCCTCGTCTACGCCCGGGAGCATCTCACCAGCGCGCTCTCCGTCGAGGAGCTCGCCGAGGCCGCCAGTCTCAGCCCGCGCCAGTTCAGCCGCGTTTTCAAAGAGGAGACCGGCCAGTCCCCGGCCAAGGCCGTCGAGCACCTGCGCCTGGAAGCCGCCCGCGCCATGATGGAGGACGGCCGCCACCCCATCGACGTCGTCGCCCGCGAAACCGGCTTCGCCGACCGCGAACGCATGCGCCGAGCGTTCCTCAGGGCCTACGGACAGCCGCCGCAGGTGATCCGGAGGACGGTGCGGGCTGGCGGAACCATTTAG
- a CDS encoding SDR family NAD(P)-dependent oxidoreductase: MPSPLGTAVVTGASSGIGAVYADRLAARGHDLVLVARNAERLDAEAARLRERHGVAVRTLAADLATSAGQRLVEDLLRTDTTVTLLVNNAGLAAITPLVQSDVDAMEAIIAVNVTALTRLTYAAVPGFVARGTGTVVNIGSIVAIGPEILNGVYGGSKAYVLGFSQSLAKELAGTSVKVQVVLPGATATELWDKAGRPASELPAAMVMSAGDLVDAALVGLDRGEFATIPSLQDAADFEAYEAARQAMLPRLSNAKVAARYGLPTTA, from the coding sequence ATGCCGTCCCCCCTCGGAACCGCCGTCGTCACCGGCGCCTCGTCCGGCATCGGCGCCGTCTACGCCGACCGCCTCGCCGCGCGCGGCCACGACCTGGTGCTCGTCGCCCGCAACGCGGAGCGCCTGGACGCGGAGGCCGCGCGGCTGCGCGAGCGTCACGGCGTCGCTGTCCGCACGCTCGCGGCCGATCTCGCCACCTCCGCCGGGCAGCGCCTCGTGGAGGACCTGCTGCGTACCGACACCACCGTCACGCTGCTGGTCAACAACGCCGGCCTCGCCGCGATCACGCCGCTCGTGCAGTCGGACGTGGACGCCATGGAGGCGATCATCGCGGTGAACGTGACGGCCCTGACGCGCCTCACCTATGCGGCGGTGCCGGGCTTCGTCGCGCGGGGCACCGGAACCGTGGTCAACATCGGCTCGATCGTCGCCATCGGCCCGGAGATCCTGAACGGCGTCTACGGCGGGTCGAAGGCCTACGTGCTCGGCTTCAGCCAGTCGCTCGCCAAGGAGCTCGCCGGTACCAGCGTCAAGGTGCAGGTGGTGCTGCCGGGTGCGACCGCGACGGAGTTGTGGGACAAGGCCGGCCGGCCGGCGAGCGAACTGCCGGCGGCGATGGTGATGTCCGCGGGCGATCTCGTCGACGCCGCGCTCGTCGGGCTCGACCGCGGCGAGTTCGCGACGATCCCCTCGCTGCAGGATGCGGCCGACTTCGAGGCCTACGAGGCGGCCCGGCAGGCGATGTTGCCGCGACTCTCCAACGCGAAGGTCGCCGCCCGCTACGGGCTGCCGACCACCGCCTGA
- a CDS encoding MATE family efflux transporter codes for MDPRTRLLLEGPPGRTILRLAWPNMLVMGAQSSIGLIETWYVSRLGTDALAGMALVFPAFMLLQMVSAGAVGGGILSTLSRVLGADRREHANGVVWAAVGVTLLLSGATTAAALAFGRDLYVLLGGTGGALDAAVAYSTVVFAGAVPLWLFNSFSAVIRAQGNMAFPATVIVAGTALLVPVSPLLIFGWGPVPALGIAGGGLAVVAYYVIGTVILGWHIWSGRGVLKPTARPPRLPLAATGEILRIGLASSISSVSTNVTVALAMAAAAAASPAAVAGYGTAVRLEYLLIPLVFGLGAPTAAIVGTSIGAGDRARAVRVTWIAAGIAFAITEAIGLAAALFPARFLGLFTDDPAIVAAGAAYLAVVGPAYGFFGAGLALYFAAQATGRLAIPLAASLFRVGLVAALGGPAAHAFGPAGLYAVLAGAMVVYAGITASAVASAVGVRRIGAWLAMRRVPSA; via the coding sequence ATGGACCCGCGCACCCGCCTGCTGCTCGAGGGCCCGCCCGGCCGCACCATCCTCCGCCTCGCCTGGCCGAACATGCTGGTGATGGGCGCGCAGTCCTCCATCGGCCTGATCGAGACCTGGTACGTCTCGCGCCTCGGCACCGACGCGCTCGCCGGCATGGCGCTGGTGTTCCCGGCCTTCATGCTGCTGCAGATGGTGTCCGCCGGCGCCGTCGGCGGGGGAATCCTCTCGACCCTGTCGCGGGTGCTCGGGGCGGACCGGCGGGAGCACGCAAACGGGGTCGTCTGGGCCGCGGTCGGGGTCACGCTGTTGCTGTCGGGCGCGACGACGGCGGCGGCGCTCGCCTTCGGGCGGGACCTCTACGTCCTGCTCGGCGGCACGGGCGGGGCGCTCGATGCGGCGGTCGCCTATTCGACCGTGGTGTTCGCCGGGGCGGTACCGCTCTGGCTGTTCAACTCCTTCTCGGCCGTGATCCGCGCGCAGGGCAACATGGCCTTCCCGGCGACGGTGATCGTCGCCGGCACGGCGCTGCTCGTGCCGGTCTCGCCGCTGCTGATCTTCGGATGGGGCCCGGTGCCGGCGCTCGGCATCGCCGGCGGCGGGCTGGCGGTGGTGGCCTACTACGTGATCGGTACGGTGATCCTCGGCTGGCACATCTGGTCGGGCCGGGGCGTGCTGAAGCCCACCGCCCGGCCTCCACGGCTGCCGCTCGCCGCGACGGGCGAGATCCTGCGGATCGGCCTCGCCTCGTCCATCTCCAGCGTCTCGACCAACGTCACCGTGGCGCTCGCCATGGCCGCGGCCGCCGCTGCCTCGCCGGCGGCGGTGGCGGGCTACGGCACCGCGGTGCGGCTCGAGTATCTCCTGATCCCGCTCGTCTTCGGCCTCGGTGCGCCGACGGCGGCCATCGTCGGCACCAGCATCGGGGCCGGCGACCGGGCGCGCGCGGTGCGCGTCACCTGGATCGCGGCCGGCATCGCCTTCGCCATCACCGAGGCGATCGGCCTTGCCGCCGCCCTGTTCCCGGCCCGCTTCCTCGGCCTGTTCACCGACGATCCGGCGATCGTCGCGGCCGGCGCGGCCTATCTCGCCGTCGTCGGCCCGGCCTACGGCTTCTTCGGCGCGGGACTCGCGCTCTACTTCGCGGCGCAGGCGACCGGCCGGCTCGCGATCCCGCTCGCCGCGTCGCTGTTCCGCGTCGGCCTTGTCGCGGCGCTCGGCGGGCCGGCGGCCCACGCCTTCGGGCCGGCCGGGCTCTACGCTGTACTGGCCGGCGCGATGGTCGTCTACGCGGGGATCACGGCCTCGGCGGTAGCGTCGGCCGTGGGTGTGCGCCGCATCGGCGCGTGGCTAGCGATGCGGCGCGTCC